The nucleotide window AACTGGAGACTTCTATTGATCGCGAGGCCTTAAAAAATAGTATAAACGAATGAAATAAGAGAGCTTTGAGAAATTGTTCGACCCAGTCAAATTGGGTGATCCAATTCCAATTGGAGACCTTTAATATGGGCTCTTTAAAACTAGGGAGCTTAGTGTTATAGAGGCTTATTTTTCCTAGGCGGTGAGACGGTGTGAAGGATTAATATATTTTTATAGATCGCTTTCTGCTGATTGATTTGAAAAATTATGGGACCAACCAAAATTGTAAACATAATCCAAAATTGAATACCTCAATCGAATGAAAGGGCTTCAAAATTATTAGACATATTGAATTAAAAGAATTGAAAGGAATAGAGACCTCAACTGGATATGGGCTCTTTTAAACTAGGGAGGTTAGTGTTATAGAGGATATACACAAATTCATAAAAATGTTTGTGATTTTGATAATTGTTCGAGAATTCAAATAATATTCCtgaattttaaaaaatatattcAGGAATTAGACAGTAATTACGAATTCAAAAATTCTTCATGGTTTCCagaaaaatgtttgtgaattgAAAAAATATTATTGATTTCTAAATAACACAATTTCTAAAAATGTCTATGCCCTGTAAAAATGTTTGCGAAGTTGGAAAATATTCATGATTTCAAAATGTTCACAATTTTAAGAAAAATATTGACTGCTTCTAAAAATCTAAGCGAATTTGTACAAAAAGTTCACACTTTTAAATGTTGAATTGCACGAACAAAATTTGaattttatgaacattttttaattttATGTACTTTTTCTGATTTCGATGAACAATAATTGTTCGCTTTTTTCCAAGAATGTTCCCGAAATAAAAAagataaaaagaaaggaaaaaaaggagtaaaggaaaaagaaaaaaatgaaagcAAAAAAAAACAGTGTGATTTGCACTATTGGGCCGGCCCAAAACATGTATGCGAGCGGAAGGGAGGTGTGTGTTTTCCTTCAAGGGGTATAGGTAACGCCGTTCTTGCGGTCACGTGTGCTTGTGTCCAGTGGAGGGAGGAACACAGCCTCTCCTGTTGAGCGGGCGCGGCTATACACTACCTATAGCGATGCCAACAGGAGAGGCTAGACATGTGttgaagaaaaaggaaaaaaaggtgAGAACTAAAATATAAACAAAAGAAAATTATTGAAACAAAGAACACCATGAACTGATAAAGGAAAACAGAAAATCATGAATAACACAAGAAGAAACAAAGATAAACATAAGGAAAATAAAATTAAAAGGGAAAAGTGGTGAAGAAACAACAAACAAAAAACAAAGAAAATGAAGGAGAAAAAAAGCAAACTGAAGACAAAATGGTGAAGAAAGACAGAAAACTGAAGAAAACTTGTCAAAAACAGTTACAAACAACACGAAATGAGTAGAAAAACAAGCCGAACCAGCTCAAACGAGCTACAGTACCGCGCCGGGCCATTACCCGAGCTTAAGAGGCGAGACTTCCTTTGATCAGTATAAGCGACATATAGCATTTAGCCGGTTTAGCACGGGGCACCTAGGGTCGTTGCTATTGGCCGATCCAGTAGCTCCATTCGTTCTTTCTTTCCTTTATTTTTATTAAAAAATTAAATATTGTAATATATATTTTTAAAACCTATATTACATAATACATTTAAAAACTTTCCCTGCTATTTAGGAAAATTTAATACAGTGTAAAGGTTTTGCTCGCTATGTTTAAAAAAAAATCTCACGACATCTATAAGCATTCACTAGTTAAAAAAATGTTTTCATTTGTAAAAAACATTGTTTATGCGGTTTTAAAATTTTAAGACAATTTTAACAATGTCTCATAAAATGGCCATACGGTTGAAAAAATATGTTTAGTGACaatttaaaaaatatttataCAATAAAAATGCGTGTAATTAAAAAAAGCTTCTGCCATTCAAAAAATATATTCAATATGCATTTATAATGTTAAACATGTATTCACAAAATTGTTCAAACATgtatttggaaatattttcatCGTGTATTTACAATATATTCAACGTTTATCAGAAAAATGTTCCACGTGCATACACAAATATACAACATGTATTGAAAAGGTAGATATGCATTTTTTAAATGATAAGGGGAAAAGGGAAAACGAAAAAACCAAAGATAACCATGAAGAAAAAGGGAAAAATAAGGGAAATACCCGCATGGAAGTGTGTAAGACCAGTTTGTACCCTTCAGTGCCGACCCATTAGTGAGGTAGCAGAAGTGTATGGAGTAGCATGGTTTTGAAGGTTCCAGAACCTTATGTttggttttattttatttttaatttttatGTTCTGGTTTTCTTTGGTTTATTCTTtttatcatttttttatttttttcaaattcatacATTTATTAAATTTATGAAAAAAAATTtaattcatgatttttttctcatATACACGAATATTTTATGAATTTATGAAAATATTTAAAATAGGTgaacttttttgaattttgtGGATTTTCGCTATTTCACGAACATTTATTTAATTCTCAAACTTTTCCCCCATTTTATGACTAGTTTTTAAGATTTActattttttgaattcatgaataaaTTTTTCATTGGTGAAGACTctttaaaattcatgaacatttttaaaccGTGCATAGTGGGAAAAAATAAAAGGCAAAAAGAAACCACAACTTGTACAAGGTGTGCGCCAATGGGCTAACCCACCCCACACGCTAGCGACCGAGATGTAGGCGATATATATCAGCACCTACTTATCCGTGTGACAAGTGGCACGACATCACGTGACAAGGTCGACCTCGTGTGCGCTTTGTGTTCGACACGTGGTGGAAGGAGAGGTTGTCGTGCaagtttttttttccttttgtggTTGAATGTGTTGCACCGCTGGGAGTACAACTATGTTGCCCATGTATGCATAGGTGTGTTTCTCGTGGAAGCACATCTTTCATTTTTCCTTTCTTGTGTCGATGTGCTCCACCATGCATGGAGCACAACTATGCTGCCGGTGGGAGCACAACTGTGCTGTGGGTGGGAGGACACCTCCTTTGTTTTCCCTTTTATGGTTTGTGCTCTATCACGAAAAGCACACTTGCACTGTCAGTGAGAGCAACACTCGTGTTTGCCCGTGGGAATGCAGATGCATTTCGCGCGAGAGCACACCTGCACTATGCAAGGAGAGAGGACAAAGGCTACACTACAACCAACCAACCCCGAGAGGAGAAAGCTTTTCGTGCTTGCGGCAATGGTGGCGCTAGGCTTGTTTTATAGCAGGACATTGGCTTGGCATTAACAAAACCGCGGAGGCATGGCGTAGCTTCTCTGACATGCGGGTCCCCTACCTGCCTCCTCTCACTCTCACTGACATGCAGGGCCTTAGTGATTTAAAACACACTTCACTCTTCATATTTTCAACAGTTGACGATCAAGAGGGTGCTCAGCGGCATCGTGGTTTTCACCAGGAAAGCCATCAATCCTTGCTCTAGAATTGCCGGCTACTGTTCTGTCCCTGCAGTCATAGACATATTCTACAAGATCTAGCTAGGATGTTCTAAAATTCATACGTGTCTTTGCAATGTGTTTGAAAGATTTAAGGCTTTGTGGTTTCCTTTACATATTGGAACTGCACCTGGTTATAACAAGGTCATTCAGCACGAGATGAATCGTACACCTGCAATTTTCAAAAGAAAGCCACACTCCCTCCATAATCCATCCATTCACTATTAACCAAAAGACAAAGGACATATTTAGGCTCTCTTTGTAGAGTGAACGTTATCTACTGGTTATAACTCCCAATAGAGTTAACAGAGCATGTACCACCGCCGCAACCAAAAAGCAGGCGAACACCAAAGAAATAGGCaccaaacaaatgtcagaaaagaGAGCATTCCATATCAAAAGAGTTATGACGACCCTTGTCCACGAGAGCCAACAACATCATCTGTCAACAGTTTGCACACATCTAACAACGTTACTCCTGTCAAAGCCAAAAAGGCAAACACTATTCGGGGACATCAAATGCTGATATACAACATGGAAGAAGTTTTCTCAACACAGTTGGCAAAACACTCATGTTAGTTCACTCGCATCACTTCTTTGAAAAAAGTATTTTCAGCGAAAGCAGCTCAACGAGGATTGTAGGTCACGACATTGTATTAAGCAGCAGCATTCCTGGCACCACGAGATTGTGCTGATAGGGCCTCTGGAAATTTACATGTGGATCTTCGATTGCATATACATTTGATTCTCTTTTCCTTGTGAAACTTCCCAGCATAGCAGCAAAACCTATGTAAGAAGGAGAGATGGGGAAGCAAAAAGATCTTCAACATCTGGTATGTCAAATGATGGTGTGGTCAGGGAGCAATTAGTTGAGGTTACATTCCTGTACCAAAAATAATAATAGAAAATCAAGTTAAGAGCTCAGATAGCACGGCGGAACCTACAAAGAGAGGCCAACGAAATAAAATATGCGCAAGTTAATAAATATGAGATAAAGCAATGGGATATAAATACGTGTAAACGAATACACTGCATATGGACATGCTACAGATCACCTGAAAATTATTTAGCATCATGTAAAGTTACGGAGACTTTTTGTGGATCAAGTACAACTGTTTAATGACATATATCAAAAGACCTAAGAGGAAAGTTGTGACAAACAGCCTGCCTAATAGAAACGATATCAGCAATTTACCATTGGAGTTGCAATGTTCTACAACATGCACTCTTAAGTAGAAAACATAGAACACTCTTCTGGGTTCTGAAGCTACATGATCCCCACCAATAAGGAACAAGTGAATGTAGCATGACCATGCCAGTTCTCCTTTCGAATCTAACCTCCATTAGCATACGGCCGTGCCCTACAAACTAGTTAAAATTATGATTTGTGCTATTACATTGTTTATTTGGTTCCCTGTAGCTCAAGCTCTAGCATATCCACACAGCCACCAATGACATCAATTATGCTAAATCTAGTATCACTAACCTTGCAACAGTGCAGCTCCCTTCAGTTGCCTCTGACGGTGCCTCCACACGACATGGATATGGATTGCTGCAGCGGTCCTCCAGGACGGTGAGTCATACCTGTTCGACATGATCCAAGCATCAGTAAACAAACTAATATGGGGCCTGCATCAGCTTCATCAACTGAAAACTTAATGTGTACATATTTCAGCCGACCAGAAACTTAATGATGATACCTGATTGCCGCAATAACACGTGGATTTTGCAATACTGTTGAAAACTCCAGAGTGATTCTTTCCAAATCGGTGAACTGTAGCACAAAAGCTTCAACATTTGTTAGGCATCTGATCGTACGTATTGCCTTCCAGTGCAGCTTCATCCTCTCCCCATCTGATAGAAATTTGGACGATGTAATATAGAGAAGAATATGAGAAAAGATCAGTCGAACTAAAAAACAAATACAAAGCAATAAGCTAAGGTAAATATCTGCAAGCCTGCAACTTGCTACtccaaccaccacataagcagcTCTTCCCCACACACAGCTCCTTCATGTAATGGAGACTTGCTTCCATCTGCACTGATGCTTTCTAGTTTACCCCGCACTACAAAGATGATTTTTTCAACAAGATGATCCTGAGAAAGAATGTCACTTCCCCTAACATATAACTTATGCTTCAACTTGTCACAGACAGCGTCGCAAAGTCCACAATCCTTCAAAGCGAATAATCGAATCTACAAATAAAGACAGCATGGTTCTCACGATTAATATAGGGAAATTTGGGTTTGTACAATCAAAAGAACCTACATTAGATATATACCATCGAAAGATTCATCTTTAGATATATACCGTCAAAAGATCGCAACGTTATAGCCATCTACCATTCTGTTTGTTTCTATTACTCTCGTTGCTACTGCACTTTTTTTAATCGATTAAGTATTTTCCAATTTCAGATTTTGCCCTTGTGCAAAAACAACTCAACACGAACCAGGCTCAGGCAGACACACACGCACTGTGAGTGTTTCAGGCATCTCATGACTAATTTCAGAAACATATTTAGGGGTGATGTGCTGAAGTATatgtgtgctacctcttgagcatgtgttgtttttcccttgaagaggaaagggtgatgcagtaaagcagcgtaagtatttccctcagttttgagaaccaaggtatcaatccagtaggagaccacacgcgagtcacctcgtacctacacaaacaaataagaacctcgcaaccaacgcggcaaagtggttgtcaatcccttcacggccacttgcaagagtgagatctgatagagataataataagataaacatttttggtatttttatgatatagattgaaagtaaagattgtaaaataaacggtgcaagaaatagctagttgacggaaaattaatatgatggaagatagacccgggggccataggtttcactagtggcttctctcaagatagcataagtattacggtgggtgaacaaattactgtcgagcaattgatagaattgagcatagttatgagaatatctaggtatgatcatatatataggcatcacgtccgcgacaagtagaccgactcctgcctacatctacactattactccacacatcgaccgctatccagcatgcatctagagtattaagttcataagaacagagtaacgctttaagcaagatgacatgatgtagagggataaactcatgcaatatgatataagccccatcttttttatactcgatggcaacaatacaatacgtgttgtttccctttctgtcactgggatcgagcaccgcaagattgaacccaaagctaagcacttctcccattgcaagaaagatc belongs to Triticum urartu cultivar G1812 chromosome 7, Tu2.1, whole genome shotgun sequence and includes:
- the LOC125518529 gene encoding probable cyclic nucleotide-gated ion channel 20, chloroplastic; protein product: MAITLRSFDGIYLKMNLSMIRLFALKDCGLCDAVCDKLKHKLYVRGSDILSQDHLVEKIIFVVRGKLESISADGSKSPLHEGAVCGEELLMWWLESSKFLSDGERMKLHWKAIRTIRCLTNVEAFVLQFTDLERITLEFSTVLQNPRVIAAIRYDSPSWRTAAAIHIHVVWRHRQRQLKGAALLQGFAAMLGSFTRKRESNVYAIEDPHVNFQRPYQHNLVVPGMLLLNTMS